GCCATGATGGTGCCTGTGGGAAGCTGGTTCTGAGCAAGTAAATGACCTGGGAAAGATGTGAAGGTCGGGGGCAAGTGTAATGTGACTGAAGAGCAATCAGGAAGCCCGTGTGACTGGAGCAGAGTGAGCAAGGTGAAAAGCAATAGGATGGGAAAGCagcccccagtgaagtagacagAGGCAAAAATCATGTGGGATTCTGGGGGCCCGTTTTCTGTACTGAATAAATGAAGCAGGAATCGATGAAGGGTAATTTACTCAGGGTCACCTGATCTAGTAACTAGCACAGGCACTCTGTCTCCAAAGCCTATGTTCTGTAGTACTGATAGGAATTAGATATGCAGGTAAAATACAGGAAAGAATGCAGAAACAGACCTTCACAAATTTTTCCAACTGAGTTTTGTCTTCTATGAAAGCAATTCAATGAAGCATAGTCTTTtcacccaaaaccaaaaccaatcccaaaaagaaaacagagaaatgtaGATCAATTAGACTATCATAGTCAAAACAGAGGCTACAGAGATGGCCCAGCACTCAAGAGCCTCTCTTTTTGAGGGcgcaagtttggttcccagcactcacacaagTTGACTCCTAAGAACCTGTGAATCTGGCTCCAGAGCATCAATGCCACTGTCTCATGACCTTCGAGAATACCTGGACACATATggtatgcgtgcacacacacgcgcacgcacacacacacacacacacacacacacacacacacacacactgacacacaggttGTGCAtatacaaaaatgaataaatacattttaataaaattttacagAAAAAGGTTTTGAGACCTAGGGCAAGGTTTTAGGGGACATCAAAAGCACAGTCTTTTCCATAAAGGGAAAACTTGCTATCAAAATTcaacaaatttttttaaaaaaggtttttcaGACAAAGTCCCTcatacccttaatcccagcactcaggagactgagacagatagatttctgtgagtttgaggacaacctggtctatagaacaaTTTCTAGGCCtgccagggctatgtagtgagaccttgtctcaaaaaatttttAGAAGTTTGTTTGGTTAAAGACATGTTTTcttcaaacaaaaacatgaagaagcatggcagctttatccttttttttaaagagttatttattcatgtgctttatgtatataaatgctttgtcttcagacacacccgaagagggcatcggatcccattacagatggttgtgagccaccatgtggttgctgggaattgaactcaggacctctggaagaacagtcagtgctcttaaccactgatccatctctccagcccccagcagctTTATATTTAATACCCTAaatctggaaacaaccaagatatCTTTCATTAGGTGAGAGGGTCAATAAACTATGGTATATCCACCATTAAATGGTAGCCAGCAATAAAAAGGGAACAAGTTATTAGTATATTTAACAATTTGGATAAATCCCAAAGCACTGTGCTGAGGGGATGAAAGCCAGTCCCAAAGGGTTACATAATACATAACTTCATTTATAacattctatttgtttatttactcatttacttattcactttatacccCAATATCAGACACCCCCTTCTCCTCACATCCTCCCTTTACCCTTCTCCCCACATTACCCCCTTTCCTCCCATCTCCCCTGGAAATTATCCCACTGtgacacatcaagtcactgcagaactaggcacttcctctcccactgagaccacgCAAGGCAGCCCAGTTTGGGGAAGGGGTTCCACAGATAGGCAACCAGACCCTGCTAGAGTCGCTGGGggacccacacgaagaccaagctgctcaaaTGTTATGTGTAGGGGATCTGTGTcgagcccatgtatgttctttggttagtggttcagtctttgggagTCTCCAAGGTCCAGGTTACtgtgttgatcttcctgtggagttcctatccccttcggagcttcaatccttcccccaactactccacaagactccctgagatccatctaatatttggctgtgggtctctgcatctgtttaaATGGCCAGTTGGGTGGAGCCTCATAACATTCTtgacagaacaaaataaaagaaatgtaaagaaatttgATTGTCAGGGATCCAGGATGAGAGGAAGGACATTGGAGAGTGTGGTTATAAAAGGACAAAATGTgaaaccagtcttgatgtaacTCTGCAATTCTAGGTACTCAGTAGTCTGAGGCAAGAAAAtgtcaagttcaaagccaacttgggCAATTGAGGCCTTATCtcaagataaaaagtaaaaaagaaagagccagggatgaaactcagtggcagagtgtgTGCCTAGCAACTGGGAagccctaggttcagttcccattgGCAATAAATAAACGTATAAACAAGAAGTCAACACAGAGAATATTGGTGATGACTCAGTTCCTCATCTTCACTGGATCATGGATACCCGACAGTGCAGGAATGGCATTATCACACCGTGCACGGGGCTCTGCAACCACTACAGCCGCAGAGCAGTGATCTGTGGGAGGCAAGAAGGTAGTTTGGTTCAACGTAATTAAGTGGCAGTGTTGGTTCAAACTTCATGAGTCTGAACCTGAGCGGTTTATTTTAAGCATAATTTATTCAATCCCAGGTGCACAATAAAGCTTAAGATGTGACTACATTGAAGATCTTTGGAAAGTACATGTGGCATCTTCCGTAAAGATGGGTTTGATATAGATGGACCACATGTGGTATCTTCCGAAAGATGGGTTCTCTAGATGGACAAGACACATTAAGGGTCTGGGTGATCTTGTGTGGTCTTGGCCACATAGATAGTACAAAGGTCACCAGGCCATTAATCATGTCTGctcccagccttctgggtggaTTACAGGTTATGCATCCTTCCCTTTGAAGAGACAACCCTGTGTGTGGAACATTCCTCACAACCCCCCAGAGGCTCCCACAACACAGAACCACACAAGCATTCATACAAACACATGAGCAAGTTATATAAAGCTGGTATAATTGCCACAAGCTCTACTGATTGTATCAAGCTCAGCTGACTAGTTTTAATATTAGCAGGAGGAGGGTAAGGGGTGCACAGGACCTCTCTAGAATTTTCTATGAACTATTTTTTTTGATTACATGACTCATATTTATTCCATAATTTTTCTATTAAGAGTATTAACACATTTGAAGAAAACTCAATGAACTCGGAGCATTTTTAGACTGACTGTGAAGTTAAATTTTGCTATCTTTGAGGAATACTACAATTTCAACATGAGCCAATGCAAAGAGGATAATTTCTATAACCCTAATCTCATAAAGTGATTCAGCACTTTTAATGTGTAAATGTCACCAATCATagtcaaaaactaaatatttatcaaCTTTGCCCACATTAAGAAACTCTCCTCAAAGTGGTATCTACTGTACATCTTCTAATTTTTCTGGAAAAGACAGAGGTATGTTGCTTCTTTCAGTATCACTATGCTCTCCTGGCTTGCATTCATAGGGACATATGACATCTTCCATGTCTTCCAGAACTTTTACAATATTCTTCAGTAGTATTGTCTTCCCAAATGTATCCTATAGCACTGAgattcctacaggtctccagcatTACATCTTGGTAGAGACTCTTCTGAGAAGGATTCAGCAATGTGCACTCTTCCTGagtgaagttcacatgcacatcatCATAGGTCAGGACATCCATGCCGGGCGTTCTGAGCTCCTCTCACAGCACCCTCAAGAGTGACTCAGCTCTTACCACCCTCTATGAActattttgaaacaggattttaaGACAAAAAATGTTGTTAGCTGGACTTGGGTCCCAGAACTCTGGCTAGGGATACAACAAAACTGGGATCAGGTGGGATTCTCTTGTGCTACTGCTACCACTACCCCTCTCATTGCAGCCCGGAGTCCCGCCCTGTTTATTAGGGTGAAGAGGGGAAGAGACTGGCTAGTCTTGGTAGGAGGCCTCTGTACAGAGCAGTATCAGGAGGTCAATAtcagggaggaggaagccatAGTTGCTACTCTTTGCACACACTGATTAAACATTCATAATTTGACTCCTAAGATGAGCTTTGCcacttctcttgagcctgccggATATGGGTAACAGCTTTACCAATTTCAATAGCCCAGTCAATCTTAAGAGTCCTCAACAGCCACACCCATGTCAAAATACACATTCACTTGGGATTTTACCTGTTCatggcttcctctgctccctacACAAAATGAAACACCATGAGAAAGTTTAAACAAAAAACTTAGGGTGTTAGATTTAAAAACCATGGAGCCCCGCACTGtcctcattttaaaaatccaatggaaaaaaaaagttcaacagATGTGTGAGCATCTGTGTGAGCCTGGGAAAGTGGTTCCTTGTGGAAAGCTACTTATGTTCTAACTTTAATAAGAGGATACTCAAGATGACAGTTCCTTCAACACTTACTTATTCTACAAGTGGGAAAAATAAAACTTGAAGATAAGAGGCTACTCATTCAAGGTCACAGGCAAAGAATAGTAGAAGTAAAATTTGCTTGCTTCTATGCTTCTATGTAGGACTCCGGAGGGAGAAGACCAGGTGTGAATCTCCCTGAATCAAACACTACAGAATGGCTAGGTATGAACTCCAGTTGTCAAGTGCCTATCCCAGGACTTGGGACTTAGTCAGTACTCTTTACCCTCTTTGCTGAGAGATGGAATGCTATGCCTTCACAGCTGGGATGGGCAGGTAAGACTGCAGCTACCCTAGGGAGCCACAGCCTTCTTCACCAACACCCTAGCAGAGTTCTAGAATTCTGGTATACAATGAACTTGGTGATATCCTTAGGGTACTTATCTTCACCATGGAGATGACTGGAGAAGAGGGGCATTCAGTTTCTATGGTGACAGCCTGAGGAGCAAGGATGTGACTTGGAAGAAAGGTTGGGGTGCATGAAATCATTTCCATACAGATAGGTAGGGGACTGAGACATTTAATGGTGGAGGGAGAGTAATTGGAGAAATAAAGCAACTTATTTCCATACTGACAAATAAGAAAGGGATGGAGTCCTCCAGAGAACAGCTGTCAGTAAGATTTCTATCTGATGCTAGAGAACTGCTAGAGATTCTAATAGACAACATAAATTAATCTCCTGTGTCTCTAATGTCCCCACATACTTGGGTATAACAGACTCTGCGACCTTAGCACAACGGACACCATGTTGGAGGCACCATTCTGAATTTAGAACGAAGCAAAGAGGCCCCGACAGCTGCCAAAAATGGGATCAAAGACTTAATCCATCAAAGGCCTAGCCCATAGTTCAAAGGCCTAGCCCATAGTTCCAAGACCCAGGAAAGTCTCTAAATGAGCCTTGCTTTTGCCTTCTGTAGTTTTGCTTCTCACTGATTGTTCTTGCTAACTGAAGTGTGTCACCAGAATGTGATTTTTGTATATAAAAGACAAGGGATGATGAGGCTTAAGGCTGCATGATTTGGGTAAGTTCCCTCTGCAGACACCAGCCAGCAATTCAGACTTTCTATTTGGCTTTAAGAATGTCCATGTGTTCTCCGGCAGAATTAATTCACAACATGGGGAAGACTGAACTAGTGGATCTACCATAAATTCTTCCAGAACTGTTGGGTGGAGCAGTCCAGATATTATCTaaactctgtaaaaaaaaaaaaaaaaaaaaaaaaaaaaaaaaaaaaaaaaaaaaaagctctccaAATCGAAGAGGTGCAGGATCCCTTGCTTGCCAAGTGCAGGTGCATGAATCGTCTCTTTCTTGCTACCGCCATCAGTAAGTCTCATGTTATTGAAATGTTCCACATCCCTTCATATACAGCATATGCATATACTTCATATGCATATacttcatatacatatatcccctcatatatttatatacctaTAAGTCATTCAAGACTTCATTTGGGCATCCTTTCTGATGAAAGGCCTTTTATTAGCACCCCTCTCAAAAATTCCTCATGAGTGTTTCCATCCTAAACTCTGGGTGTTACTATAAAAAGCACTTACCAGTCAACAATGAAGTCTCTCTCACACTTAGTTGGTACAGCCTTAGAAGAGGCCCACACATATTTCTATCCTAGCAGCTAGCAAAATGCCCAGCGTATAGAATGTTCTCAATAAATGTTTAACCAATGAATCACCTAGCTCTGATCACCTGCTGTGGATTGCCCTggagctgtttgtattttgatgctaattccacttccTCAAGAAGGGCTGCCTAGTCCTGAACTCAGGACTCAggacttcatcagaaccttcttcccattttaacttgtaaaactTGTAGGTGATTGGGAAggtggagaagaaagaagagttggggtgagagggagagaggaggggttgtcgacagggaggaggaggtggaaagaagatggagatgaagcacatggcctggagaaaCCACAAGTTACAAGGGATCTCctagctggggaatagagtagtgtagcggtagatctgcccaatctaggcgtgCAGCTTGTATTCACactaattgagttgtgttttctttgcacggGCTTATTTAGGTTGGAGAATTGGCTGCAACCACCTGGGAAGAGGTTtctcaattgagaagatgcctccataagattggcctaCAGACAAGGCATTTGCTCTATTAATCATTGATGTGGGAGGTCTCCGtccactgtgagtggtgccaAGTCAGGACAGGCCGTCCCAGCACCTATAAGAAAGCAATCTGAGCAAACCTGGAATAGTAGCTGGGAATATGGCCCATGATCTAACAAGTGCCTTTGCTAACATGAGCCATCCTAATTGttgttctgtcttctttccttctattttctgTATACCTAGTAAATGTTCACCCCACCCCCTTTGACCTTCACTTGGACAGTAAAGTCCAGTGGTTACAAACACAGGCTCTGGAGTCAGATCTGGGAACTGATCCTGCCTGAATGTAACACTATCGGGCCAATTACACCCTCTCTGAGCCACAGTTTTAATCATCTGTCAAACAAATGCGTGGCAGCATCCTTTTCTTATGATACTGGTGGGAACTGAGAAGCTGCATAGAAGTACTTCAGCACAGTCACTGGCAAGGAGGGAGCACTCAGAGGTtgtatattactattattatgcAAACCCACTCATTCTTCATTGTGTCCCTACTTAGCAGGTGCTGAGCTGGGGTAACTCAAAATGCAGAATAGACTTTCTGACCTCAAGGACCTCTACGGAGAGAGATGTGAGTGAAGATTACCACAGTGCGGTACCCTTACACAGAATAAAGTGCTGTAAGAGCTAACAGGAGGACTGGGAATTCAGACCCTAGATTCAGTCTTGAGTATGGGAATCCAGTGAGATATATTCTCAATATCCAGTGGGAAGAAGTGAAGAGGGTGGCCTTACCTGCAGAAGGAGGGTCAAGAAATGCTgtcttaaagtttcttttactgtgataaaacaccatggccaaaacaTTCAGGGAGTAAAATGTTCATTTCCacttacaactctcaggtcacaatccatcactgagagagaagtcagggcaggaactcaagatagaaacctggaggcatgaactgaagcagaaaccaagcAGAAATAttccttactggcttgttcccttggcttgctcaggctgcttGCTTACAGTCatccaggactacctgcccaagGGTAGCACCGCCCTAAGTGAattgggtcctcccacatcaatcattcacTAAgaacgtggagggacccatgactccagctacatatgtagcaaaggatggcattgtctggcatcaatgggaggggaggcccttagtcctgtggaggctcgatacCTCAGTATAGGGCTAGAACAGTGTGGCAGGATTGGGTAGAtgagtggggagcaccctcataaaggcaggCGGAAGGAGTAGGGGATGTGGAGGTTGTGAGGGGAGATCAGAAGGGGCttctatttgaaatgtaaataaataaaataaccaataaaaagaaattgctTTAATGTCATTTAGAGGGTAATTACTGAAATTAGAATTACCCCCTCCCCAAAAAATGACCTACAGACTTGCTTACAGGAAATTCTtatggagccattttctcaactcagagtccctcttcccaaatacCTCTAGCTTGTGTCGACTTGGCATAAAACTAACCAACACAAAGACTTCTgctctaaccccagcactcaggaggctaaagaAAGAGAGTGTGCAtttaagatcagcctggtctacagagagaggaaAAGTAAAGAACTGTTCCAAGAGAAAGTCACCTTTGAATTGACATGAATCTGAATCGTGAACAGAAATTTGCCTGGGAGAGAAGAACATTGAAGGCAAAAGGTACAACCCATGTAAATGCTTGAAGGCTGAAGAGAACAAGATAAGGAATTAGGAGTTTGCAACAGATCCAGCTTAATATCCATAAAGAAAGacaatgaggggttggggatttggctcagtggtagagcgcttgcctaagaagcgcaaggccctgggttcggtccccagctccaaaaaaaaaaaaaaaaaaaaaaaaagaaagacaatgacAGGAAAGGCAGCAGACAGACCAGAAAGAAAAGCTACTTCAAGTCACGTTTGGGAGTCTGCCCTTTAACAAAACGTCTACTATAGCCAAGTGTATCATCTCCATCCTTCTAACATACCTTCAGTATAATActcagcaaattatttttaactcttccATTGAAGTTTAGAGCCTTTTAGGGCTCACACTTTGTGTGACTGTTCTTCAAATCCATAGTGCTTAACATTCAATTAGCATACAAGGAGTCTATAAAGAGGGAAAAGACTTTTCCAAAGCAACACAACTATTTAACACAGAGGTAGGTCCCAAAACCAGGTCCTAAGGGTAGTATTGAGGGCTGTGTCATGTTTCTCAGAGTTACATAtagaaacagaatttttaaatgttatttaatggggctggagagatggctcagtggttaagagcaccgactgctcttccagaggtcctgagttcaattcccagcaaccacatggtggctcacaaccatctgtaatgggatctgatgccctcttctggtgtgtctgaagagagcaacagtgtagttatatacaataaataaatctttaaaaaaatgttatttaatgCAGTTGTCACTGAAttgggtgactttttttttctttcctgaaataTTCTTGCTTCTAGGCAGGGAGGTtcaagtctcaaaaaaaaaaaatactttgtgaAGAGACTTTACTCAGTAAGCAATAATAATTGTTTGGGTGAAACTTACAACCTGGTTTTGGAGCTTGGCATTACACTGCATATAATTAATTCGTTTTCATTAAGTGCTACCGCTGGCATTAACGGTACTAATATCAGTGATACTGAAGCAAAACAGAGAGTTCTTGCTCCAAAGGAAGTAAGAGATGGTTTATTCTTAACAAAATATGAGTGGCTATGGCACAGGATAACAAATTCAGGTTACCCTTAATGACATGGTCCACTGTGGAAGAGGTTACATGAATATTGATTGTCAATGAGCAAAAGAAAGTCGCAAATAGCTACATTTGTCAAATACGTTGGTGGGGACATCAGGGTGGTGAGTTTCCCACAGCAGAGTGGGAAAATACAGTTTATATGTTTCAGAGATGTTATCTTACAACACCCATAGCTGCAAAGTCAGTAGAAGCTACTGGTCAGCTAAATTGAACAATGCATTCTAAAATTTCACCTACTAGTCACAAGGGTATTAACTTCAATGAAGAGGTTAAGGGGACTAAAAGACACCCTGAGTTATTTGACTTTTGAGCTCCAATATTTCTTCTGCCCCAAAGCATGATTCTGGAGTCAGCCAATCAGTCTCTGTAATTCTCAGCCCAGGGGcggtttgttgttcttgttgttgctgttgttgttgttgttttcagggAACTACAATGCACACTTGATTATCACCCACTAGGACAGAATGGCTGTAGACTCTCTAAAGCCCACGGAGTTCCAGCTGCCAGACAAATTCAGACAGGCAAAGGAAGAGCTGCTTTATAACATTCGTCTCATGAATCACACAAGCTGTtacccaaaattaaaaaaaaaaaactctgtggTAAGATCCAACATGACAAATGACCATCCATCATCATCTATATCTTGGAGTCACACGGGAAAATCCCTGGAAGATAATTTCCTTTCCAGAATCATTCGCAGATTGCTTAAAATATGTTCTACTATTCTCATAGACTCCAGTTTTTCCTTCATTCCAACTCAGTCTATATACTATATGCTGTTTCTCAGTTCACccaagctgtgtgaccttgagtaaGTCACCTCACCCCTCCTGGCTTCAATCTCCTCCTCTGGGTAATGCGTAAATGTGTGTTCTTAGCGTCATACTCTTCAGAGGTGCCTGGGACACCATTACGCAGGCTGGGGAAAGGCACTAAGTTGACAAGCCTTCATCATGTCCTCTTCAAATCTGTCAGTAGACCTCTCTAAAAAGTGCCTTAGAAAACAGCTatgcaggctggagaggtggttcagcagttaagagcactgactgctcttccagaggttatgagttcaattcccagcaaccacatggtggctcacaaccatctataatgggatctgatgccctcttctggtgtgtctgaagacagtacagtgtactcatataaataaaattaatttaaaaaagaaaaaagaaagaaaagagttatGCTACTACGATGTTTAAGTACCATAATGTTTTCTTGAATTTTAAGGGCCTTTTAACTTTCCCTAAATAAATGCTATGTATTAAATCCCTCATCATAACAGGAATTGAATGTGATCAAGTATTTTGTGCAGAAAAATACAACAAACAactcatttttattacttttttatgaATTCTAAAACGTTGATATAATCATGAAATCCAATGCTGTAAATGATAGCGCTAATACATAATAGGCACTCTGAACGCAGTTAGCAATGTCTTCAAAGGAAATTGCTTGCAAAGGTCAGAACCAAATTAAAACTGTGTGCATTCTTTTTGCTTAGGCAACAGCAAAGGTATTTCTTAATCCAAGAAAATGCAGAGAAAAGTATCTTTAGTTAAATTTCCAAGTCTCCACCACAAATAGCTATCTTTTCTGTGATTTCTGGCCAAGGTTAATCCTGAAAGATCAGTTTACTAAGGTGACACAAAgtttaagaaaattaaatagaGAATTCAAAAATGCTTCACTCAGCCTTTGTGTTGTAAAACAGGAGTTTCAAGAGGTGGGTCATTAGTATCATTGGGCTGGGCAACCTTTTAACCTCTACTTAGTCCCTGGTTCCCTCTCAATTTTGGGTTGCTTGGTCTTCATTCTATCTTGCATGAAAGGCtttctctatctgtgtgtgtgtgtgtgtgtgtgtgtgtgtgtgtgtgtgtgtgtgtgtgtgtgtgtgtgtgtctgtgtgtctgtgtgtctgtgtgtctgtgtgtgtgtgcgcgcacgtgcgtCAGGTGCACGTGAAAGCAAGATGAGTGTGTTCCATAATCTGGAACTGCAGTTGTGGGAGCCTGTGAGCCACCTAGCTATTGAGAGCTGagctcaagtcctctggaagagcaatttcTCCaactttctccatctctctaagtTTTACCCAACTGAAGGTTGATGAGCAGAAACATCTGAACTACTCAGAGGACACTAACCTTGTCATAAATGGGTTGGTCAAGTCACTTATTTCTTatgcatattttttttctaattttgagaCTCCCTTCTAGTTTTCAAATTCTGTGTCTTATCTAAGAAGGCCCTTCTGAGGGCCCAGTGGGATGACTCAATGGGTACAGGTGCTTGCTTTTtttaattcccaggacccacatggtagaaagagaaataacaaattgccccccacacacacaccataacataTGTGCCCCcccaagaaataaaaatgaaaatattaaaaaccttCTGAACTTCTAATCATGGAGTGCTTTGTCATTTCTTGGCTGCAGTACAATGCTGTCCTATATTGCCCTCTAgttgtttttatataaaaaaaatctttttagccATATTTGGCTTAAAAACCTTATTTTCAGGGGTCAGGCAATGTACTTTGACTTAATTTAAATCTCCTAGAACAACTCAGAGAGTGCCTGACGTGAATTGATATGTATTTATAACTATTTGTCTAAAGCAATGATATCCTTTCTTTCAAAGCCCTGGAACTATAGTTTACATTAATGCAGTACGACAGGATCACATGAGCCAtaaatttaactttaaattttctaaCCAACCATTTCTTTGTcacaacatcatgaccaagaagcagttgggaaggaaaggttttattcagcttacactttccacgttgctgttcatcaccaaaggaagtcaggacaggcactcaagcaggtcaggaagcaggagctgatgcagaggccatggaaggatgttacttactggcttgcttcccctggtttgttCAGCTTgttgtcttatagaacccagaactaccagtccagggatggcaccacccacaatgggccctcccacccttgatcactaattgaaaaaatgccttcaGGTGGATCTCATGGATATATCTCCccaagagaggctcctttctctgtgataactccagcttgtgtcacattgacacacaaaaccagctagtgCAAGCCAGAtggcaggtaaaggcacttgctgcacaaacctggcaacctgagttcaattcctagaatccacataaagatgaaaagaaagaactgactctacAAGGCTGTTCTCTGCCCTCAACAcgtgtgccatggcatgtgtaCCCAAGTACGCATACAACATAGGCacaatacaataaataataatgataaatttaTAATACATTTGCTTTACATTTTTCTTGTAGATTGGACCCGGaatgtaactcagttggtagagtgcttgtgtaAGTATGCACAAGGCTCTGTGTCCAATCCCCAGCATGAACCAGGTATGATTGTACTCTGCTGCACTACTTTGCAGGTGTAAACATCACTCAGGAGATGGAAAccaagggtcagaagttcaattTCATCCttgcctacatagcaagtttgagaacctgtttcaaagcagcaacaaaacaacaacaacaacaacaaaaactagttggcatattatttttaaaaacaaaatgtaagaaTGCATAACTGAAGATACAAAAATACTATTATTGGGTGCGTGTGGTACAGTTGGTGGAGTGCTTGTGTAGaaggcacaaagccctgggttcaagccctaGCAGCACATAAACCAAATGTGGTAACACTTTCTTATAATCCCTGCACGTGGGATCAGAAGTTAAAGGTCATCCTTCTTCAAAACCAGACTGgattacatgagaccttgtctcaaaaaatattattCAACATGTAGTCAAAGCGTTGAGATATGTTTACATGTTTTGATTATGTAACCGAAATCTGACGTGTAGTTTACTTTTACAACACATCTAAATTTAAGATAACCATATCTGAGCACTAGGTAGCCATCCACCTATTAAACAGCGCCATTCTGCAAAGCTGGGATGATTTCCAAAGAGAtagctttatttttctatttatatcaTGACTCTGGGTAGCTTAAGTATGAAGGCTAGCCAGAGGAGGAGCTAAGACGGATCAGAATCATTCTGGAAGGTAGATAGATTTTGTAAAATGCTAGCCATAGTGTGGTCCGTGCTATATGTATGCACAGAAGAAACCCATAGGACTGGGTGAATGGCACAGTGTACAGGGTGAGAGTTAAAGATTGCCTAGAAATGTGACC
The window above is part of the Rattus norvegicus strain BN/NHsdMcwi chromosome X, GRCr8, whole genome shotgun sequence genome. Proteins encoded here:
- the LOC108349172 gene encoding zinc finger protein 431-like, with the protein product MDVLTYDDVHVNFTQEECTLLNPSQKSLYQDVMLETCRNLSAIGYIWEDNTTEEYCKSSGRHGRCHMSL